One window from the genome of Artemia franciscana chromosome 12, ASM3288406v1, whole genome shotgun sequence encodes:
- the LOC136033932 gene encoding uncharacterized protein LOC136033932, which translates to MDPLFLIIVANVLVFSKAAERSGSADSKTGHKIQTESSDDDRSELEHMKITRHPKGIVFEEEVIQTKSQKEPFPQAKLEIPICDETDVFIKDRCVGILTRGPCNVGEWITINSETGEVECKKHPDTCKGYRSRKHRKCAKAVLEEQTKIKEKNKKEIKCSKGQTYSFTKSGEVVCTCRIGYILWEDGNCYKPYTQGPCGNGTFLKVWPKVNDYELEEENFIEVRIESDEYSDEESSEEIDIRSAASPIIFGKARWTRAMKESSELTENMDSFSTKNFPLYDKLVKKIRTEMTKPKRRRSEALDDYLFEAQCATNSCYAGFPILPEEAAKIKNAKPMSQTTQDEIVFEEVTPNNQYEESIPRRSNSSAPICGKFNSESICKHSYSLDMDPIAFELQCVEYTIDTRHYERSIPLLVCPPNTRRSAQTGTCRKVARFSN; encoded by the exons CGAATTGGAACATATGAAAATAACAAGACATCCAAAGGGCATCGTGTTTGAAGAAGAAGTTATTCAGACAAAATCACAGAAAGAGCCTTTTCCACAGGCTAAATTAGAAATTCCAATATGTGATGAAACTGATGTTTTCATAAAGGACCGATGTGTGGGCATATTAACTCGAGGCCCATGTAACGTGGGAGAGTGGATTACTATCAACAGTGAAACAG GAGAAGTCGAGTGCAAGAAACATCCTGATACATGCAAAGGCTACAGGTCCAGAAAACATCGAAAATGTGCAAAGGCAGTACTGGAagagcaaacaaaaataaaagaaaaaaataagaaagaaatcaAATGCAGCAAAGGCCAAACTTATTCTTTCACCAAATCTGGAGAAGTGGTTTGCACTTGCCGAATAGGTTACATTCTATGGGAAGATGGAAATTGCTATAAACCATATACACAAGGTCCTTGTGGCAACGGTACATTTCTTAAGGTTTGGCCAAAAGTAAATGACTATGAattagaagaagaaaacttcATTGAAGTCAGAATCGAGAGTGATGAATACAGTGATGAGGAATCAAGCGAGGAGATTGATATACGTAGTGCTGCAAGTCCCATAATATTTGGAAAAGCTAGGTGGACGAGGGCAATGAAAGAATCCAGTGAATTGACAGAGAATATGGACAGTTTCAGCACCAAGAATTTCCCTCTATATGATAAACTAGTAAAGAAGATACGAACTGAAATGACTAAACCTAAGCGCAGACGGAGTGAAGCATTGGacgattatttatttgaagcaCAATGTGCCACTAACAGTTGTTATGCTGGATTCCCCATACTTCCAGAAGaagcagcaaaaataaaaaatgcaaaacctATGAGTCAAACAACCCAAGATGAGATAGTATTTGAAGAGGTAACGCCTAACAATCAATACGAGGAATCGATACCAAGAAGATCTAACAGCAGTGCTCCAATATGTGGAAAGTTTAATTCAGAAAGTATATGTAAACATTCATACAGCTTGGACATGGATCCTATAGCATTTGAACTTCAATGTGTCGAATATACTATTGACACTCGCCACTATGAGCGGTCAATACCATTATTAGTGTGTCCACCAAATACACGTAGAAGCGCCCAGACAGGAACTTGTAGGAAAGTAGCAAGATTTTCAAATTGA